The Helicobacter cetorum MIT 00-7128 region GCTTTCGTAATGTTGCGCACACTTCTTGCAAATTTTCAATATTGCTAGGGTCTAAGTCAAAAGTTTGCTTATTTTGCAAAATCACACCTTAAAATTATCCAAAACACTTTCTTTGAGCGTCTTGTAGCGATTCATTAAGTTTCCATCAACGCTCCCATTAGAGCTATCAATCACAACGCCCCCCTTAGCAATAGCGTCATTACTCTCTAGCTTGATTTTGGAGGCATTTTGCAAATGTTCGTTTAAATAGGGGTAATCTAAAGGATTAACTTTTAAATGAATGTTAGTCGCATCAATGACATTCTTTAATAATTCTTCGGCTAGAGCTAGGGCTACTTTTTGGCTATTATCTTCTACTTCTTTAACAATCACTTCTTTAGCAATATCTATAGCAATCGCACTTAGTTCTTTTTCTAAAGCGCTTAAATGCTCTTCAGAGCTTTTCATTTTTTCATGTAAGGAAGTGATAGCATGCAAGAGTTGGTTTTTTTCTTCATTAATGCTGTTGATAAGCTCATTGCGTGCTTTTTCTTCGCCTTCTTTAAAGCCGATTTTATAGCCATCATTCTTAGCGCTTTCTATCAAGGCTTTGCTCTCTTCTTGAGCCTTTTCAAATTGCATTTGTAGATTAACTACATGGCTAGAGAGCTCATCAGTTTTTTTCAATAAGCATTCTATCAAGTCATTTTCTATTGCCTTTTGCTCAACTTTTTCTTTTTTAATAGGCGAATCTTGCACAAAGTTGGGTTGTTGTGGGGTATTTGAATGAAAATTTGCCATATTTTTAAATTCATATTTTTGAATATCATGTTTGTCTAGGCGGTCTTTATGAATTAAATTTTCTTGACTATTCAATTACATCTCCATCTTCACCGGTTTGGATTAATCCTTTTTCTTGCAAGTTCTGCACAATTTCTATAATCTTTCTTTGGGCTACATCTACATCTTTGATTTTGACTGCCCCTAAGTATTGCATTTCTTCTACAAATTGTTCTGCGGCTCTGCTACTCATATTAGCCAAGAATTTATCACGCAATTCTTGAGTAGAGGTTTTAAGCGCTAAAGAAAGGTCTTTCTTATCCGCTACTTTTAGGATTTCACGGATTGCAAAATTATCTAGTTTCACAATGTCTTCAAAAGTAAACATCATTTCTTTAATATCACTAGCAAGCTTATTATCTACATTTTCAATACGAGCCAAAGTGGTTTTGGCACTCTTTTGCCCTAGGCGGTTAAAGATTTCAGCCACCGCTCTTAAGCCACCCACTTCAATCTTATAGCTAGTGAGTGATTCTAGTTTGTTTTCTAGCACGGTAGAAACACGCTTGACTACTTGAGGCGAAATATCGCCTAAACTTGCCATTCTAATAGAAACTTCAGCTTTCATCTCATCAGGAAAGTAGCTCAAAGTTTCAGCTGCATTAGAGGCCTCCATGTGCGCTAAGATTAAAGCAATGGTTTGAGGGTGTTCATTAACGATAAAGTCTGCTAATTGTTGGGGTTTGATTTTGCTTAAATAAGAGAAGTTTTTTTGACTTTGCAAACTTCTAGCAAGCTTATCCATAACCTTTCGTGCTTCTTCATTGCCTAAGGTTCTAGTTAAAAGCTCTCTAGCGTATTCTAAACCACCGGTATTGATGTATTGATTAGATTGAAAAATAGCAAAAAACTCTTCTAAGACTGCCGCACCAATTTGTTTGTCAGTGCCATTTAATTGCACGATTTGCTTAGAAA contains the following coding sequences:
- the fliH gene encoding flagellar assembly protein FliH, which codes for MNSQENLIHKDRLDKHDIQKYEFKNMANFHSNTPQQPNFVQDSPIKKEKVEQKAIENDLIECLLKKTDELSSHVVNLQMQFEKAQEESKALIESAKNDGYKIGFKEGEEKARNELINSINEEKNQLLHAITSLHEKMKSSEEHLSALEKELSAIAIDIAKEVIVKEVEDNSQKVALALAEELLKNVIDATNIHLKVNPLDYPYLNEHLQNASKIKLESNDAIAKGGVVIDSSNGSVDGNLMNRYKTLKESVLDNFKV
- the fliG gene encoding flagellar motor switch protein FliG — protein: MAVKLTPKQKAQLDELSMSEKIAILLIQVGEDTTGEILRHLDIDSITEISKQIVQLNGTDKQIGAAVLEEFFAIFQSNQYINTGGLEYARELLTRTLGNEEARKVMDKLARSLQSQKNFSYLSKIKPQQLADFIVNEHPQTIALILAHMEASNAAETLSYFPDEMKAEVSIRMASLGDISPQVVKRVSTVLENKLESLTSYKIEVGGLRAVAEIFNRLGQKSAKTTLARIENVDNKLASDIKEMMFTFEDIVKLDNFAIREILKVADKKDLSLALKTSTQELRDKFLANMSSRAAEQFVEEMQYLGAVKIKDVDVAQRKIIEIVQNLQEKGLIQTGEDGDVIE